A portion of the Cyanobium sp. PCC 7001 genome contains these proteins:
- a CDS encoding metal ABC transporter permease, producing the protein MSLLLTTPSLLTWLLEPISQGFMVRALLVSALVGGVCGLLSCYMTLKGWALMGDAVSHAVMPGVVLAYALGLPFAVGAFVFGVGSVALIGFVKQKSRVKEDTVIGLVFTGFFALGLVLVSKIRSNIDLTHILFGNVLGISAGDILQTLVISSLVLLVLLVLRRDLMLFCFDPTHARSIGINTGLLHYLLLSVLSLAAVAGLQTVGIILVVAMLVTPGATAYLLTDRFDRMTLLAVASSVVSSVIGVYVSYWSDSSTAGCIVLVQTLLFLLAFVFAPRYGILHHHRP; encoded by the coding sequence ATGAGCCTGCTGCTCACCACCCCATCGCTGCTCACCTGGCTGCTGGAGCCCATCAGCCAGGGCTTCATGGTGCGGGCCCTGCTGGTCAGTGCTCTGGTGGGTGGGGTGTGTGGCCTGCTCTCCTGCTACATGACCCTCAAGGGCTGGGCCCTGATGGGGGATGCGGTGTCCCACGCGGTGATGCCCGGCGTGGTGCTGGCCTACGCCCTGGGTCTGCCGTTCGCGGTGGGGGCCTTTGTGTTCGGGGTGGGTTCGGTGGCCCTGATCGGCTTCGTGAAACAGAAATCCCGAGTGAAGGAGGACACGGTGATCGGGCTGGTGTTCACGGGCTTCTTCGCCCTGGGGCTGGTGCTGGTGTCGAAGATCCGCAGCAACATCGACCTCACCCATATCCTGTTCGGCAACGTGCTCGGCATCTCCGCCGGAGACATCCTGCAGACGCTGGTGATCTCCAGCCTGGTGCTGCTGGTGCTGCTGGTGCTGCGGCGCGACCTGATGCTCTTCTGCTTCGATCCCACCCACGCCCGATCGATCGGCATCAACACCGGCCTGCTGCACTACCTGCTGCTGTCGGTGCTCTCCCTGGCGGCCGTGGCCGGCCTCCAGACCGTCGGCATCATCCTCGTGGTGGCGATGCTGGTCACACCCGGCGCCACCGCCTACCTGCTCACCGACCGGTTCGATCGCATGACCCTCCTGGCCGTGGCCAGCAGCGTGGTGTCCAGTGTGATTGGGGTGTATGTGAGCTACTGGAGCGACAGCTCCACCGCCGGCTGCATCGTCTTGGTGCAGACCCTGCTGTTCCTTCTGGCCTTCGTCTTTGCGCCCCGTTACGGGATCCTCCACCACCACCGCCCGTGA
- a CDS encoding metal ABC transporter ATP-binding protein, with product MGPTALRIEADQLCVDYNGLLALHDASLRLEPGCICGLVGMNGAGKTTLFKTLMGFLRPSRGYIRINGVSVREAQRQQAVAYVPQNESVDCSFPVSVWDVVMMGRYGSMNLLRIPGASDRAAVRHALERVDLLELRHRPIGALSGGQRKRAFLARAIAQGASVLLLDEPFNGVDVRTERLMAELFFQFRDEGRSILISTHDLSHVRDFCDRVVLINKTVLAYGETSEVFTPENLALTFGGLPPNLITGPAPLPDNER from the coding sequence ATGGGCCCAACGGCTCTGAGGATTGAAGCCGACCAGCTTTGTGTGGATTACAACGGCCTCCTGGCGCTCCACGACGCCAGCCTCCGCCTGGAGCCAGGTTGCATCTGCGGGCTGGTGGGGATGAACGGGGCGGGCAAGACCACCCTGTTCAAGACCCTGATGGGCTTCCTGCGCCCCTCCCGGGGCTACATCCGCATCAACGGCGTGTCGGTGCGGGAAGCCCAGCGGCAGCAGGCGGTGGCCTACGTGCCCCAGAACGAGAGCGTGGATTGCTCGTTCCCCGTCAGCGTGTGGGACGTGGTGATGATGGGTCGCTACGGCTCCATGAACCTGCTGCGGATCCCTGGTGCCTCCGACCGGGCCGCCGTGCGGCATGCGCTGGAGCGGGTGGATCTGCTGGAGCTGCGCCACCGCCCCATCGGTGCCCTCTCCGGCGGCCAGCGCAAGCGGGCGTTCCTGGCCCGGGCGATCGCCCAGGGGGCCTCGGTGCTGCTGCTGGATGAGCCCTTCAACGGCGTGGACGTGCGCACCGAGCGGCTGATGGCGGAGCTCTTTTTCCAGTTCCGCGACGAGGGCCGCTCGATCCTGATTTCCACCCATGATCTGAGCCACGTGCGCGACTTCTGCGACCGGGTGGTGCTGATCAACAAGACGGTGCTCGCCTACGGCGAGACCTCGGAGGTGTTCACGCCGGAGAACCTGGCGCTCACCTTCGGGGGCCTGCCGCCCAATCTGATCACCGGGCCCGCTCCCCTGCCCGACAACGAACGATGA
- a CDS encoding metal ABC transporter substrate-binding protein codes for MVRGCAAALVGLLAVSCTRSPSGLTPAGDDGRPVVLTTFTVLADLAREVAGDRLRVESITKQGAEIHGYQPTPSDIERASRADLILENGLGLELWARKFTAAAGNVPTVTLTEGLTPLPIEEDAYTGKPNPHAWMSPQRAMHYVDQAAAAFSQLDPKGAPVFRANAEAYKSRLRQLDQELRTTLATIPPAQRVLVSCEGAFTYLARDYGLKEAYLWPVNAESEVTPQRMTRLIATIKERQVPTIFCESTVSDEAQREVARATGARFGGTFYVDSLSGPDGPASTLLDLQRYNVGLILKGLNATPAPAAGGQP; via the coding sequence ATGGTTCGTGGCTGTGCCGCCGCCCTTGTGGGCCTGCTGGCCGTGTCCTGCACCCGGAGTCCGTCCGGCCTCACCCCCGCCGGCGACGATGGCCGGCCCGTGGTGCTCACCACCTTCACGGTGCTGGCCGATCTGGCACGGGAGGTGGCGGGAGACCGGTTGCGGGTGGAGTCCATCACCAAGCAGGGGGCGGAGATCCACGGCTATCAGCCCACCCCCAGTGACATTGAGCGGGCCAGCCGGGCCGATCTGATCCTGGAGAACGGCCTGGGCCTGGAGCTCTGGGCCCGCAAGTTCACCGCCGCCGCCGGGAACGTGCCCACCGTGACGCTCACTGAAGGCCTCACCCCCCTGCCGATCGAGGAGGATGCCTACACCGGCAAGCCCAATCCTCACGCCTGGATGTCTCCCCAGCGGGCCATGCACTACGTGGACCAGGCCGCCGCGGCCTTCTCCCAGCTCGATCCCAAGGGGGCTCCCGTGTTCCGGGCCAATGCCGAGGCCTACAAGAGCCGCCTGCGTCAGCTGGATCAGGAGCTGCGCACCACCCTGGCCACCATTCCGCCGGCCCAGCGGGTGCTGGTGAGTTGTGAAGGGGCCTTCACCTATCTCGCCCGCGACTACGGCCTCAAGGAGGCCTACCTCTGGCCGGTCAATGCCGAGAGCGAGGTGACTCCCCAGCGGATGACCCGCCTGATCGCCACGATCAAGGAGCGGCAGGTGCCGACGATCTTCTGCGAGAGCACCGTGAGTGACGAGGCCCAGCGGGAAGTGGCCCGCGCCACCGGGGCCCGTTTCGGCGGCACGTTCTACGTGGATTCGCTCTCGGGCCCCGACGGTCCGGCCTCCACCCTGCTGGACCTGCAGCGGTACAACGTGGGCTTGATTCTGAAGGGACTCAACGCCACCCCAGCTCCGGCAGCGGGAGGCCAGCCGTGA
- the psbA gene encoding photosystem II q(b) protein, producing the protein MTTAVRGSRAESWESFCQWITSTNNRIYVGWFGVLMIPCLLAATICFIVAFIAAPPVDIDGIREPVAGSFLYGNNIISGAVVPSSNAIGLHFYPIWEAASLDEWLYNGGPYQLVVFHFLIGISAYMGRQWELSYRLGMRPWICVAYSAPLSAAFAVFLVYPFGQGSFSDGMPLGISGTFNFMLVFQAEHNILMHPFHMLGVAGVFGGSLFSAMHGSLVTSSLLRETTESESQNYGYKFGQEEETYNIVAAHGYFGRLIFQYASFNNSRSLHFFLAAWPVVGIWFTSLGISTMAFNLNGFNFNQSILDAQGKVVPTWADVINRANLGMEVMHERNAHNFPLDLAAVESTPVALSAPAIG; encoded by the coding sequence ATGACCACTGCTGTTCGCGGCAGCCGCGCGGAAAGCTGGGAAAGCTTCTGCCAGTGGATCACCTCCACCAACAACCGCATTTATGTGGGTTGGTTCGGTGTGCTGATGATCCCCTGCCTTCTGGCTGCCACCATCTGCTTCATCGTGGCGTTCATCGCCGCTCCCCCCGTCGACATCGACGGCATCCGTGAGCCCGTGGCGGGTTCCTTCCTCTACGGCAACAACATCATCTCCGGTGCTGTTGTGCCCTCCAGCAACGCCATCGGCCTGCACTTCTATCCCATCTGGGAAGCCGCCAGCCTCGACGAGTGGCTGTACAACGGTGGCCCCTACCAGCTGGTTGTCTTCCACTTCCTGATCGGCATCTCTGCCTACATGGGCCGCCAGTGGGAGCTGAGCTACCGGCTGGGCATGCGCCCCTGGATCTGCGTGGCCTACAGCGCCCCGCTCTCGGCTGCCTTCGCCGTGTTCCTGGTGTATCCCTTCGGTCAGGGTTCCTTCTCTGACGGCATGCCCCTCGGCATCAGCGGCACCTTCAACTTCATGCTGGTGTTCCAGGCTGAGCACAACATCCTGATGCACCCCTTCCACATGCTGGGTGTGGCCGGTGTGTTCGGCGGCAGCCTGTTCTCCGCCATGCACGGCTCGCTGGTGACCTCCTCGCTGCTGCGGGAGACCACCGAGAGCGAGAGCCAGAACTACGGCTACAAGTTCGGCCAGGAGGAAGAGACCTACAACATCGTGGCTGCCCACGGTTACTTCGGTCGCCTGATCTTCCAGTACGCCAGCTTCAACAACAGCCGGAGCCTGCACTTCTTCCTGGCGGCCTGGCCGGTGGTGGGGATCTGGTTCACCAGCCTGGGCATCAGCACCATGGCCTTCAACCTGAACGGGTTCAACTTCAACCAGTCGATCCTGGATGCGCAGGGCAAGGTGGTTCCCACCTGGGCTGACGTGATCAACCGCGCCAACCTGGGCATGGAAGTGATGCACGAGCGCAACGCTCACAACTTCCCGCTCGACCTGGCGGCCGTGGAGAGCACCCCTGTGGCGCTCTCGGCTCCCGCGATCGGCTGA
- a CDS encoding YcjF family protein, translating into MLPAPVLRLLAGGPSRWWPLGLALVGGGVVVDGLGHLIHLPLTTVGTGALALGALWWFRRGPAGPIPPGREDVAGWLQRLESLQEQFLCLETPNAVPAAGAGSEGGRALERTRALEAQRRLLERPGLTIGVAGTSTVAEERRPLLADALRGSVPITLHWSHPLASWSPDWAWSEPFRMAEALLYWLRTPLSAADLRWLEALPEGLPAWLLVEHDAGQDPEVLRQELTAQLALRRDHQLLLWQPAALPLEAVLAPLARQLSREAAPLRRQRQLRGLRHLHDRWQAELETLRRQRFQLLQQRTQWLVAAGVVAAPLPSLDVVVLAVANGLMLQEMARLWHCPWSAPQLRAAATELAKASLALGVVEWSSQMLCSLIRLHGATWLVGSAVQALSAAYLTRVVGRAMADVLALSAGVPEPDLERIKREAPLLVARAAEAEKLDWNSFLQQGRQWWSDQRPAVAGG; encoded by the coding sequence ATGCTCCCAGCACCGGTCCTGCGCCTGCTGGCCGGGGGGCCTTCGCGCTGGTGGCCCCTCGGCCTGGCTCTGGTGGGCGGCGGTGTGGTGGTGGATGGACTCGGCCACCTCATCCACCTTCCCCTCACCACGGTTGGAACCGGTGCTCTTGCCCTGGGGGCCCTGTGGTGGTTCCGCCGCGGCCCTGCCGGCCCGATCCCGCCCGGGCGGGAGGATGTGGCCGGCTGGCTGCAGCGCCTGGAGAGCCTCCAGGAGCAGTTTCTCTGCCTCGAGACCCCGAACGCCGTTCCTGCTGCGGGTGCGGGGTCCGAAGGGGGCCGGGCTCTGGAGCGGACCCGGGCCCTGGAGGCCCAGCGCCGGCTGCTGGAGCGTCCCGGGCTCACCATCGGGGTGGCCGGGACGTCCACGGTCGCCGAGGAACGGCGGCCGCTGCTGGCCGATGCCCTGCGGGGATCGGTGCCGATCACGTTGCACTGGTCCCATCCCCTGGCCAGCTGGAGCCCCGACTGGGCCTGGTCCGAACCGTTCCGGATGGCGGAAGCCCTCCTCTACTGGCTGCGTACGCCGCTCTCCGCGGCAGACCTCCGCTGGCTCGAGGCCCTGCCCGAAGGCCTGCCGGCCTGGCTGCTGGTGGAGCACGACGCCGGCCAGGACCCCGAGGTCCTGCGCCAGGAACTCACCGCCCAGCTGGCCCTGCGCCGCGACCACCAGCTGCTGCTCTGGCAGCCTGCCGCCTTGCCGCTGGAGGCCGTGCTGGCCCCCCTGGCCCGCCAGCTCAGCCGGGAGGCGGCCCCGCTGCGTCGCCAGCGCCAGCTGCGCGGGCTGCGCCACCTTCACGACCGCTGGCAGGCCGAGCTTGAGACCCTGCGGCGCCAGCGGTTTCAGCTCCTGCAGCAGCGCACCCAGTGGCTGGTGGCCGCGGGTGTGGTGGCCGCCCCGCTGCCGAGCCTCGATGTGGTGGTGCTGGCCGTGGCCAATGGCCTGATGCTCCAGGAGATGGCGCGCCTCTGGCACTGCCCCTGGTCGGCTCCCCAGCTGCGGGCCGCCGCCACCGAGCTGGCCAAGGCCTCGCTGGCCCTGGGGGTGGTGGAGTGGAGCAGCCAGATGCTGTGCTCCTTGATCCGGCTGCACGGCGCCACCTGGCTGGTGGGCAGCGCGGTTCAGGCCCTCAGCGCCGCCTATCTCACCCGGGTGGTGGGCCGGGCCATGGCCGACGTGCTCGCCCTGTCGGCAGGGGTGCCGGAGCCCGATCTGGAGCGGATCAAGCGGGAGGCACCGCTGCTGGTGGCGCGAGCTGCCGAGGCGGAGAAGCTGGACTGGAACAGCTTTCTGCAGCAGGGCCGCCAGTGGTGGAGCGACCAGCGTCCCGCCGTAGCCGGCGGCTGA
- a CDS encoding cation diffusion facilitator family transporter: MSRALTRILGLGLVIGAVKGALGLLGGSLSLMADGLLGLGEGGAALVALLHHGIGAARPDRDHPYGHQKLLALGALAGCVLPLFVGVEILQAALARWQGAGAAGLPVLRPGPAGWAVLALVLLAQLGLWRWSLRRAAQLASPVLQLRSRGLGLWSGASGLVLLGLVMAATRGWGRLDLLLALPVLLLLVLQCWRVIQQLLPELEDRIAIPPEAIHAAVLAVPGVLNAHDIGSRGVLGQLVFVDMHLVVDADDLPTAHRITELVEEHLEARFGPLRCNIHLEPREYASDRITFHGAHG, from the coding sequence GTGAGCCGGGCCCTGACCCGGATCCTGGGACTCGGCCTGGTGATCGGCGCCGTCAAGGGAGCCCTGGGTCTGCTGGGCGGCTCGCTCTCTCTGATGGCCGATGGGTTGCTGGGACTGGGGGAAGGTGGCGCCGCCCTGGTGGCTCTGCTGCATCACGGCATCGGAGCGGCCCGGCCGGATCGCGACCATCCCTACGGCCACCAGAAGCTGCTGGCGCTCGGCGCCCTGGCCGGTTGCGTCCTGCCGCTGTTCGTGGGGGTCGAGATCCTGCAGGCGGCCCTGGCCCGCTGGCAGGGGGCCGGGGCCGCCGGGCTGCCGGTGTTGCGGCCGGGGCCGGCCGGCTGGGCCGTGCTGGCTCTGGTGCTGCTGGCCCAGCTGGGGTTGTGGCGGTGGAGCCTCCGGCGGGCCGCTCAGCTGGCCAGCCCGGTGCTGCAGCTGCGCAGCCGGGGCCTGGGCCTCTGGAGCGGGGCCTCCGGGCTCGTGCTCCTGGGCCTGGTGATGGCCGCGACCCGGGGCTGGGGCCGGCTGGATCTGCTGCTGGCCCTGCCTGTGCTGCTGCTGCTGGTGCTCCAGTGCTGGCGGGTGATTCAGCAACTCCTGCCGGAGCTGGAGGATCGGATCGCCATCCCGCCGGAGGCCATCCACGCCGCCGTGCTGGCCGTTCCGGGCGTGCTGAACGCCCACGACATCGGCAGCCGCGGTGTGCTGGGTCAGCTGGTGTTCGTGGACATGCACCTGGTGGTCGATGCCGACGACCTGCCCACGGCTCACCGCATCACCGAACTGGTGGAGGAGCACCTGGAGGCTCGCTTCGGGCCCCTGCGCTGCAACATCCACCTGGAACCGCGGGAATACGCCAGTGATCGGATCACGTTCCATGGGGCCCATGGCTGA